In Hyperolius riggenbachi isolate aHypRig1 chromosome 1, aHypRig1.pri, whole genome shotgun sequence, the genomic window GTGATATGCATACACACTGCTTGGTGCGGCCTATTCTGTGTGAGAAACTGTGTCAGCTAAGCATGACCACGTGCTGTGAGGTACAATGCTTAGCCACCTGCTTGACAAAACCTATGTGCAGGCTCCTTTGGTTAATCAATTCACTTGCTTTGGCTTAAATATAAAATCGCTGTAGTTTGCATTTAGCGGCTGACAGTTAACGGTCTGCTGACCATGGCATGTGATGTTCCTTTCTCTCTTTgtataactttttaaatatgcctgGTAATTGTAACCTAAAGCAACAGACATACAGGATAACTGAAAAAAAGAATAAGGCTATGTTTACATATGGTGCATGCGTGGCATAATAACCACTTTGTAACATGGCTTGCTGCACTGCAATCCAGTTTGAGcaactttgggtacctggagttgggagTATTCATAAACTGAGGGTCGGaattggaggatttttgtacttCAGCCCTAGCTATGTGATGTTCTCAGTGCACCATGTGCATTGCGGTATAAAGGCATGCACAAAATGTACATGTTAAGTGTCATCGAAGCAGCCTTTCTATTGACTGTATGCTTGACTGTACTTCACTATATGGGACGCAACACGTGGATAATGTTCATTGCGGCTATGCGGTTGCAGTGCTTTCCTGCACTATGAACCTAGCCAAAGGATTATTTCACAGTTTGTATGTCAGAGCTGGAAATTCACATTGTGCTGTAGCACTGCAGTGTGAccacacagtgaagcatacagtacaaagaCAGTATGCCTCACCACCACTGTAAATATGGGTGTTGCTCCAATGGAACCCGCCACTCTACACTTCATGTGAAATCACCATAGGAATACCATTGCAGCGTGGAATGCAATggacagtgtgaaaggaccctaaatGTTCTTTCTGAAATCAGATTAGTTTAATTTGCATACTAATCTACTTCATAATAATTTGTCCctgcagagagtgtgtgtgtgtaattattgTTGGGACATTCGTTTATAAGCCCCACTGGGTTACTGAAAAATCGTGACAGAAGCCAGTGATCATTCCTGGTTCTTTTAACCTTTGTACCTGACAGATTCCTCTGCCTGCTCatgagagatggtcagtgagaaatGCTCATAATTCCAGCTTGCTTGCAGATTTAATGAAAATTGTATGAAGGGTGGaactgagccaatcaaaattggcagGAAAtggatttgattggtttatttccaaTCATGCCAGATTTATCAGCATCTCATTCAGCATCTCTACTGCTCATATCTTCGTTCCTCTTTTAATAAACTGACATGAGtgtatttttaataaatacactGACCTACATTTTCAGCAATGTGTGTTGGTGGTAACTGGGGCAGATATACAGTTTGTGCAGTCATACAGTTGGCATAGTCTTCACTTTGTCTCTGTACCGTGTTGTAAGGCAATTCACAATGTTCACATATCCATAAATGCCATGAAAAGTGTGATGCATAATTCATCAGTGCTGTTACACTATCTATTCAAGCATACAAGTTGATTTCCTGCTGTAGTTTAACTTTTTGTGTCTCTTTTTTTCTAGATCCCAATTATCTAATGGCCAACGAACGAATGAATCTCATGAACATGGCAAAATTGAGTATAAAGGGTTTAATTGAATCTGCTCTCAATCTGGGTCGGACCTTGGACTCTGACTATGCACCGCTGCAGCAGTTCTTTGTAGTGATGGAGCACTGTTTAAAGCATGGCTTAAAAGGTATGCCCTTCGACATTGTCATTGTTAGTGATGGACAGAGACTAACAAAACCTTGGCAGGGCACAATTCACAACAAGCATTGTGAGTGGTTTGAGTTGTGACCCACAAAGGCCTATGCTTGATTTGCGTATGTCGGCggatcttttttcaacccaactatgccgacagtgtgatgtcatttatAGCATATAACATCAGCACAACTGTAACTCTAAGGGTTCTTGTCCACTATTTTTAAATCGTTAGGGTTGTTAATTTAACATAGGAATCATGGAAGGTATTTTCCAATACTGTAAATCGATTTGCAAATCGCAAATGCTTTCTGGAGTGATTTTAAGAGCGGTTATGGAAATGCAATGCGGATGAAAAATTGCAATCTCATAACAAAATTGAATCACAATCACTTGCGCTTTTGCTTTTTTGTGGTTTTgctagtgggaaagagccctaagtTTGCAGATACAACAGAcctctgcttaaagtggacctacccTTACACACTGAAGATCGCAAACCTGGTTCAATGTGCTCTTATTTTTCGGGTCGCCGCAATTACGGAGTGATtggacgatttttttttttaagcttgatGGAAGATCACAAAACACCATGCTATGCAATTTGTATTCGCTCCCATTCATTTAACCCAATTGCAAACCAGGGAAAATGCAGCAGACGCTGTAATTGCGACTGGGTGTAAATTGGATTGCACTACTCTGTACAGGGCCCCTGATTATTATGCCTGTCATGATGCTTTTGGGATCTGCAAAATGTATAGGCTTTGATTTATTTAattgaatcgcatgcagtgtgttcGGGTCCTAAGTCATATAACAAAATATTTAATAAGGTGCTTTGGGGATTAGAGGCAGCCCTGCTAACTCAAGGAAAGATAGTCACTGTGGTGTTTGTTCAGGTCTGTTCTCTCTCAGGGGTTGATGCACAAAACTTATTTCTCCTAACCCGTTTCTCActttatctataaaaaaaacttttctgcACTGTAAAGGCAATAAATGAAAATAAGTTGATGATTATTATAACTTTGGTATTACTTCTCTTGCCATGTTTCTAACACTTTTTTGCTTGTCGGTTGCTTAAAATGTTTTATATAGAATAAGGTGAAAAATGAATAAGGTGAGAtgatttgtgaggaaaaaaaaattgcaggttATTGCAAACCACCTTTGTGTGTATATTTCTTACATAAGTGTGCTTACTAGCTCCTTGTCTAACaacactgcaccattgggctcctggtctccatCATCCTGTAGATTCTTGGAGGTTACGGGTAACCATCAAGgatcaacacttttttttttcttccatatattattattattgatttatatagcgcaagcatcttccgtggcgctgatATATTGCCAGTTAAAATAGGGTTTATAGAACTATTTTCAatcaattagttttttttttttaagtgcagtTAAATATAACATTTTAATGTATTTCAAAAGACCTGAACTACTTTTCTATTGTTTCATTTGCTATAGAAAAATGACCAGTGCATAGTGTATACAAACCATGCATTTTTGTGTTTTGCTGTTATTTTCCAGGTAAGAAGTCCTTTCTTGGCCAGAATAAGTCCTTCTGGGGTCCTCTGGAATTAGTGGAGAAACTTGTACCTGAAGCATCAGAGATTACAGCTAGTGTTAAGGATCTACCTGGGCTCAAGTGAGTTGAAGTGTATTTCATTAGTATGGTCTGTGCTTTTTGGGTTATATATGTACATTTCCATTCAATAGTTTCTTGGACTGCAGGACCATTGTTCTTTGTTGTGCAATGAACAGAGTGTGATGATAGCTCAGAGGCACAGACAGTGCAGAGGCACAGCAGCACTATGACAGAGCAGCATATACTAACAGGATATGCTGCTGCCTCCACCCTATGTGGCATAGTGAGCATGTGTGAAGCATCTTTCTGTACCTTGATGGGTCCTCAGTGAGGGTAAACTATGTTAGTTGTAAGAacaataaagaaaacactgagaatcccctatgaggaaatgggctagtccaaaacctgtcagttctgtcagatttttactacctcctgtaagtggcagcaatatagaaaaaagtaatttatggctcattttactctggtagaaatgtactttttatttgtgtttttatatgttttaaattttacaattgttctcgatagtggtcctttaagaagaggAGCTGCAGTGAGAAGTGGTGCTACAAACAATTAGATGAGGATAACCGTTAGAAcctacatttaattttttttttcaatttagccCAGACATTCACTTTAACTGGGGGAACTATTAATGGATAGTCCAGTTAGGGATGTCCCTCACTTGCCAAGCAGATGGTTAGTCAAAGTGTACATTTCGCTACCTGAAATATTTGTGAAGGGTACATATTTTTAACAGGATATTGGCAACAAAACGTACTCTAGCGTCAGTGGCAGGGTCACATTTGAAGCTTAATGTAAAGCACTATTACAAGTCCTTATTTTCCTGTATTCCATCCATAGGACACctgcaggcagaggcagagcctggTTGCGCTTAGCACTGATGCAGAAGAAGCTTTCTGAGTACATGAAGGCCCTCATCAATAGAAAAGATCTTCTCAGGTATCTTGACAAATGTATTGTTTTGTATACAACAAAGAAGAATGTAAAGCAACCTTGGAGTATATTTCTACAATGTAAACTGGTGCTGAGGCTGTAGAGTCTCTTCATTGGGATTTGGCTGAACTTCTAAGCCATGCTCATTACCATGGTGGCCACTAGGGATAGTCTGTGAGATGCTAGTAATTCCAAGTTGTTGCAAgtttttgcagcttgaaaatggattggCTGCAGACATTTGCGTACAGTTTGCATTAATGGAATAATTtccatctctttgatcatcctgCTGACCACCCCACCTCGCATGGCTGTGCTGCTTCCGGTGGGCTCGatgagtaggagaacaatgctATCTGGGGTCACTCTGGTGTCTGATATCGCTAAAGATCCAAGAAGTCTTTATTGGCCACCTTGGCTGAGTTGAATCCAGTGTATGTACGTAGCTTTACTCACAGATCTGTCTCTCCATATGCTCCTCAAGGAGCTCGGAAGGTTGCCTTGCATGACCCAGCTGTTACTAAGCTGGGAGTGATGCAAAAGTATAAATATTCAGTATCGCCAGTATCAGAGCCTGGTTTTAAAATATACAGACACTTAAAATGTCATCACATTGCAGGTCACAGACTATACAGTAAGAATGTGGACAGAATGGAGTCACATCTATCACACCAGTCACCATGGGCAAGAGCTGCCTATGTCTAGAAATGGGGAGTGCTTTCAAGTGGAAGTCAAGATGAAACCTTTATTTTGGAGATGAATATTAGGTTTAATGGAGCTTTTACTACATACTGGAACACTTTCTAGAGTAGTTTTGTCACACAAGTTGGGGAATAGGATTGCAAGTACAGCCATAGTAACCCTGCCAAACTCTATGGCGTCTGATATTGCTGCATTATGTTACGTACCCACTGGAAGATGGAGTGTGTTAATCACCCAACTAAACGATCCTAACACCATCTATATTTCACTATATCTATGCAATGTGATACTTTGACGAAACACACAAGAATCTTTGTAGATCTTTTGTATAAACAATCTGAGCTGGACATATTAGGGTAGTATATTTATTTCCAATCGGTGCTCTTTTGTCTATTTTCTTTTAGTGAATTCTATGAGCCCAATGCACTGATGATGGAAGAGGAAGGTGCAATCATTTCAGGGCTTTTGGTTGGACTTAATGTGATTGATGCAAATTTCTGTATGAAAGGGGAAGATCTGGATTCACAGGTATGTCTAGCAACATACTAGCATAGAAAATTTATACTACTAGAATATTGTTACTGATtagtatttttttctcctttaacTTCAGGTTGGCGTAATTGATTTTTCAATGTACCTAAAAGAAGGTCCCATAGCCAAATGCAGCGAAGGGTACGTATAAACCAGTGTCACCGGTGATTGTGGTTATCCATCATCCACAAGTAGAGTTTACAGATCAGGCTGTCACTAAGAAATTATAATTatagcatgtattttaaaactataatggcagaaaacggagaaatattttttttttccatttttttttaattttcccattaaaatgcatttagaataaaattattcttagtaaaatgtaccacccaaaaaagcctatttggtggcggaaaaaacaagatatagattgtcttgttgtgataagtagtaataaagctattggtaaatgaatggaaggagcactgtgaaagatgaaaattgctctggtcctgaaggggaaaatcccctcagtagtgaagtggttaatgctccCAAATGATCATCTCTGATCGTTCATAAGGAGAATCATTTGTaaacgatcgttcagcaaattatATTGTTAGCGGCCACCTTTACGTAAGTGAAGAGTTTCTACCAGATATCATATTTTCTTTTATGGTCTACTAACTTTCGCCAGTATATGTTAGACAAGCCACCTAACTACTACTGAGCAGGAATGAGCTGAAGTTGTTACCATGTATACGAGATTTATACATTGTATAAACCTGACTGTCACAAAACAGCGTCAGCTAGCAAAATTAGTGTTCATTCAGAAGAACGACTGAGAGGCAATGGATGTGTTACATGTGTGCAAGTGTGCGTGTAtgttagtgtgtatgtgtgtgtctgtatatgtgtatttgtgtgtgttagCGACACCTGCTGTCCATTTTCTAGCTATATTAACTTGCATTACATTTGTATGAACTCATCAGGTATTAgattctcattgaccatccttggCATGCAGCATTCGCCCTAGTACTGCTTGCACCGCATTCAGTCAGCTGCAGCCACCAGCTACATTTGACTAGCTGGCATCCACCAACTCACGTGGCTACCTTATGGGTGCACTTTGACTGCTTTATAACAGTAGTTATGGCTGAAAATCCCTCCCTGTTGAGTGCCTAAACTCCATCACGATAATAATGATGTGGTTCAGATGTCTGTGTTAATGTTTCACAAAGTACCTTTAAAACCTTAATTTGTCTGTCTGGGTGTGAATGGGAAAACTGTCAAAACTAGCTCAACTGTAATTAGGCTGAGAAGACAATTGAGAGTAGGGAACAAGCTTAGCTTGaatttttatatgtatatttgGTATTTATTGTAAACAAGAGAGATTGGTTTATTTAGGAGTTACAAGACCTAGAAATGTCATGGTCCGCGTCATGATCAGAGTGGAAAATTGGGCATGATAGGACTAGACAGCATGACTTATTAGCATCCTGTTTTTCTACAAATGCCAATGCTGCCACAGCCAGAGGCAAATGTCTGGCGAGATGTAATGAATTTATTTTGCTACTTGCTATCTTTTTGGCTGCTTCTTTAGTTTTAGGTTCATATTATGAAAGGacgacatatttattcccttttgtgGAAGGTCTGTCAAGCATGAATGAGTGAATTAAGGTATAGGTTACAGAAACTAGAGCAAACAGGAAGCAGAACAGCTTTCTATTCCTCTTCATATTATAATAAACTTAGCTGAGTAGAATATGGAGGGAACCACTCATTTTAGCCCTCATTGACTAAATCTACAGTATGTAGACAGTATTGTAGACAGTAtgtggcaattttaccattactatggCTAACAGCTTAGTGCCCTTTGACTTATTAGCGCAACCTGAGTTACCCAAGTAATGTGGTAACGCACTATAATGCTAATTAGGCAAGGGACACTGCACTGTCAATGgtaaaattgttgggtgctgcctGCTCCCTGTAGGCTAGGGAATCGGGGGCCTTGCTCATGTGTTATTCATAGTTTGTCATTGATCACTCACTCACGGCTGTGTGCAGCAGCCTCCTCCGGCAGCATANNNNNNNNNNNNNNNNNNNNNNNNNNNNNNNNNNNNNNNNNNNNNNNNNNNNNNNNNNNNNNNNNNNNNNNNNNNNNNNNNNNNNNNNNNNNNNNNNNNNNNNNNNNNNNNNNNNNNNNNNNNNNNNNNNNNNNNNNNNNNNNNNNNNNNNNNNNNNNNNNNNNNNNNNNNNNNNNNNNNNNNNNNNNNNNNNNNNNNNNGGCAGCATACTTCTGAATTGCGCATGCAGAAGACGCTCTTAGCCATGGCTGTTTTGGATAGCTGTTTGGTAGAGCAATCCACAAGGATGTGCGGATTGAGCAGTGCATGCTCCCTGGTCCATCTGGAACCAGCCTGAGCTGTGTCTGTTCCCCTCATACGTACAGTCACTGTTTTCCTCTAATGATCCTTGGTCAGTTGTTAGGGTGACTGTTCGGAAAAAGGAAAGCTGTACAGGAAGGctgttcagttatagctgagCAGCTTCTACGGTTCAATGCGGAGGGGACGGTGGCATACAAATGATCAGCAGCCTGCTTTGCAGAAATGAAGGACGGTAATATGCTCATTTGTCACTTGTCATGAAGTGATCCACTGTGGCAGATCACAAGAGAAAGTCATGGGGCAGTTGCACACTACATTTTTGGCCAAGAAACCAAAGGAAAATCATATCAGCTGAAGATTAACTTGCATGTGTACAACACTTtagtgcatttaaaaaaaaagattaccaAAATGGACTTAAAATATATACATCTGTGAAAAAGATGTGTTTTTGTTTACAGTGCATACATATATTTTGAGGtgtgaacttttttttcccttttgttttAAACATAGAGATGGCCAAATAACAGCTATTCTGGACCAAAAGAACTACGTAGAAGAACTTAACAGACAATTAAGGtagggtttaaagggaacctgtactgagtaaaattatttaaaataaacacatgaagtaacttcaaatgaacattacatagttacctcgccatcagttcctctcagaagctcacaattttcttctaacaatgatcttttccagttctgacaacattttgtcagaactgaaatatatcagttgctgtctgttttatatatcagttgctgtcagtttcagTTGAGAGGAAAATTGATGtttccatgcttccctatggctcaagtgggcgatgttacagtttaactgtgtgctgaccagaaagctgttatggtgtaatggccattttcaaaatggaggacagagaattccattggtcacagtggacaaacgggacgcaggagaggagaaagagattgaggagtagactacacaggaggtaagtatgacctgtgtaaggttattttgacttttcattttcagttcaggttttctttaaggcagggaacacacttgactgttttcgtacgcgttttctgcacagaaaaactgaaaacccgtgttaatcaatgtgctagtacacacttgctgtgttgttcgcgcgcagaaaaaaaactgacattctgcatcctgattctgcagattttggcagttttctgtatcaattacatcagctgctgtgaaaaaacgcgcgcgttttcctgcatggaaacacacttagtgtgcagaaaaagtatgcagaaaaacgcgcgcggaaaactgaaagtcaagtgtgttccctgcctaagagtatgacATGACTCGCTGGCACATACCGTGCAATTCTCTGCAGTAACAGAAATAACGGGAGCATAAACTGACGCTAACCTACAAAGGCAGGGGTGCCACAGGCAGGCTGTCTTGTGCCCTTTACTTACCTCTCTTGATTGTTATCCAAGCTTTGGGAACACGTTTGCTATGTGATTTGGGAGCCTCTTTACCTAGAGGGCATCCTAGGCCTCTGAAGGGGAAGCAGTACAAGCAGTTCCCCAAGCCCTCTCATCGCCTGTGAACATTGCCCAATGCTGGCATACCGATCCTACCCATTGCCctagtctttgttcagatgtgtagATCAATATTTGATATTTTTACTGCAATATCTATTGTAAATGCCATGTTTTTATAGATTTTTGTTAATTTGATATTTATGTCAAATCTATTATGTAGTTTATTAAAAATATCAGTCACATCGTCGCTGCCTGGCCAGTTTTCTGTTGTGGTTCCGGAATTGGAAACCACCTCACCAGCCACATGTGCAAGTTTGCGTATAAATGAACATTTCTTTATTATATTTAATAATTTATCATGTTTACGTAATACCTGGGGTAATTGTTTTGCTTTCTGTTTCCGTATAATAGTGCCACTGTGAACAACCTCCAGGCAAAGGTGGATGCACTAGAAAAGTCCAACACGAAACTAACAGAAGAGGTATGCCCAATTTATATTTATGGCTTGCTTGAATGATGGCTGTTCCTCTATGCTTATACTATTGTGTGGAAGTTATatctacttcatttttttttttttttttttaataaaaaacccaAGTTCAGGCACAGTTTAATAAAACATTGTTTTATATGAACTGTGCATAAAACCTTTTGTGAAAAAACATTGCAATTATAGTGAAGTAAATTAGGAAAGTACCTGCTGCGTAGATGCACAGCTTCTCATTTCCTTCTCGGCAAGCTCCAGCTGCTCTTTTCCTCTCCACTCCAAGTCAGTCTTATCCCTTGATAGGCTATCAGTCAGTAGGGAGGCAAGGCTTCAGCTAACAGCAATCACTGCGTCCCCTGCATAACCATGTGACTTAAGAGGAGGGAGGGTTTTGGCTGACAGGAAGTGAGCAAGCAGGGTCAGTTCATGAGAATCTCTGAACTCCCATTCTGAAGGTGCCCATACGCTGGCAAATGGCTACCAGATTCGGCCAAAAGATACATCGAAATCTAATCAAAGAGGGATCAATtatagagagggatctatttctgCCACATGctaaaaatagatttttattagaTTTCACCTCGAAACCAATTGAAAACTTATGGAGCTGTACTGCTGGTCGCCTTGTGCTTCCCCGGTGCCCGTGTAGACTACTGGCAGTGGAGCacaggcagtggcggctccaggaatttttttttagggtgtgctatgcaggtgctggaccaatttccggggtagcTGACGGCCGCGTCAAAAAACGGGTGTGGCTACAATCTGCGGCGCTCTGCGCGCGGCGGTGAAAAAataggcgtggtcatgaccagatgagggcggggctaactgtaatttaaagtgaacccagggtgagagtgatatggtggctgccatatttatttccttttaaacaattctagttgcctggcagccctgctgatctatttggctgcagtagtgaactgaattacaccagaaacaagcatgcagctaatcttgtctgttctgacaatattgtcagaaacccgacctgctgcatgcttgttcagggtctatggttgaaagaattagaggcagaggaccaacacggcagcccaggcagctggtgttgcttaaaaagagataaatatggcagcctcaatattattctcacctcgggttccctttaaaagtgcaacgcaaagacagagggcccaagtttcggtgaccctttccccagaaaattcacataattgtgcaggttttctcaagaaaatacacgtaatgtgagcagattttaaagtgactctgtaacaaaaattacaacgttttttctaccatcctacaagttcctaaacctattctaatgtgttctggcttactgcagctctttctactataaccatctctgtaataaatcaatgtatctttcccctgtcagacttgtcggcctgtgtctggaaggctgccaagttcttcagtgttgaactgttcctctatgcacactccagtgtgtgttttatttacataagccagcagcttctctgctatcttatcagtgatagaagagagctggataaaaatcctcctctggaggctgtgaaaggagctggtctgtcacatactgaggaattaacgacataggcagagctgtctgcaggaagcctgtaatgttcagtgcatgagagaagctggggacagaaggtaaacacacacaagtgatctcttgagattcagaagtaaggctgtatacagcctgcttgtgtatggatgtattttctatgtgtggacatgctgtacatcaacctacttcctgttttggtggccattttgtttgtttataaacaaactttttaaaactgtttttgactacttttaatgcggcggggagcggtgaaattgtgacagagggtaataggagatgtcccctaacacactggtatgtttacttttgtgcgattttaacaatacagattctctttaacaaaaaacacgttcaataaccccaatatgcacaatcgttatcagatatgaccccaatatgcacaatcgttatcagatatgaccccaatatgcacaatcgttatcagatatgaccccaatatgcacaatcgttatcagatatgaccccaatatgcacaatcgttatcagatatgaccccaatatgcacaattgttatcagatatgaccccaatatgcacaattgttatcagatatgaccccaatatgcacaatcgttatcagatatgaccccaatatgtacaatcctc contains:
- the RUFY3 gene encoding protein RUFY3 isoform X4, with the translated sequence MTALTPQGDMPTPTTDKITQAAMETIYLCKFRVSMDGEWLCLRELDDISLTPDPEPNPEDPNYLMANERMNLMNMAKLSIKGLIESALNLGRTLDSDYAPLQQFFVVMEHCLKHGLKGKKSFLGQNKSFWGPLELVEKLVPEASEITASVKDLPGLKTPAGRGRAWLRLALMQKKLSEYMKALINRKDLLSEFYEPNALMMEEEGAIISGLLVGLNVIDANFCMKGEDLDSQVGVIDFSMYLKEGPIAKCSEGDGQITAILDQKNYVEELNRQLSATVNNLQAKVDALEKSNTKLTEELAVANNRIITMQEEMERMKDDSAYFSKGNKQERTADGQALSDVRKHLKEETQLRLDIERELEVQIGIRQEMELAMKMLDKDVCEKQDALAALRQQLDDLRALKHELTFKLQSSDMAAKQKTELNSRLEEKTNQMAATIKQMEQSEKDLVKQAKTLSSTASKLLQKQH